The Treponema sp. OMZ 790 genome includes the window TGAGACCTACTTTTTTCTCTTCGGTTCCGACTACAACTATGTAATTATATCCGTCATCATCGGTTTCTGCCGATGTAATGCCGAATAGGCGGTTAAGCCTTAAAAGACTGTACACCTCATCACGGACATTGAAAACTTCATAATTATCAATACGGTTAATTTCGTCGGGCTTTACCCTGTGGCTTTCTATAACCGAAGTAATCGGAATGGAGTAAACTTCGTCCCCAACCCTTATCAAAAGTCCCTGTATAATTGCCAAGGTCAACGGCAGTTTTATAATAAATCTTGTTCCCACATTGGGTTCGGATTCTACCATTACGGTTCCGTTTAATTTTTCGATGTGAGTCTTTACTACATCAAGACCTACGCCTCGGCCGGACACACTCGAAATTGTTTTACTCGTCGAAAAACCGGGAGCAAAAACCAATTGGAAGGCTTCAATATCCGTAAGATTTTTATTGGGATGCAAAATGCCTCTTTCAACGGCCTTTTGTTTTACTGCTTCAACGTCAATTCCATGACCGTCATCTGCAACTTCAATAACAATCATGTTTCCTTCATTGCTTGCTTTAAGTAACAGTATACCTTGTTCGGATTTCCCTAAACTTTTTCTCACTTCAGGCGATTCAACACCGTGATCAAGCGAGTTCCGCACACAGTGCATTATGGGATCAAGCAAATCCTCGACAACCGATTTATCAAGCTCGGTGTCTTCACCTTCAATCACAAGTTGAACGTTTTTATTTAAATCTCTCGACAAATCCCGAACTACGCGGGGAAAGCGGCTGAAAATCTGACTGATAGGAACCATTCGTATCTTCATAACGCCTTCTTGAAGTTCTCCTGAGATACGGCCTAAATTTTGAGATGAAGATTTGAATTTTGTTACGGCTGCCTTCATTGAAGAATCAAAATCACCAAAGATCTCGATAAGCCCCGAATATTCGTTTAAAACATCTTGTTTTATAGAGTTGATATCGTAGCCCTGCTGAATTTTTTCAAGATAATCGGGAATCTTATCCAAAAGTTTTCTTGTTTTATCTTTGTAAACTGTGCTGGAATTCTGAAATTTATCGTAAAGTTCAGTAAATTCGATCGAGCTCTGGTTTAAAGAGGCCTTTGTTATAACCGTTTCACTTACCAGATTTAAAAGATAATCTATTCTGTTTGCATCTACACGTAAAATAGAACCTGAGGAAGAATGTCCGCTTCCTTGCGAGGCCGTTTGAGTCTGCTTTTTCTCGCTCTTTTCGACAGGTTTGGATAAGGCTTCGCCTGTTTCTACAGCTGCTTTTTCTTCTGTCTTTTCAGGAGCCTTTGTCACAGGAGCACTTGCCTGAGATGAAGTTTCCGAAGCCGTTTGTACGGGAACGGGAGCTTTATGAGCTTCATTCTTAACCTCAAGTTTTTCGGCACTTGCAGAAAGAGTGACATCGCCTATAAAGGCTGCTTTTTCCAAAATATTTTTGTCCGTAGCCGAAGATAAAAAATAAATTACGGTTTCATGAAATTCATCTTCATATAAAGCATCAAAATCGGGAACGGTTTTTAATACGCTTCCGTAGTCTTTTAAAGCGGCAAAAACCTGAATACCGCCTACCGAATTCATTAAATTCGATTCATCGAATTTTACTATAACCGCGTATAATTCTTCGCCTTTTTGAATTGTTTCCGCCAATTCAAGAAGCTCATACTCCGAAAAATAATCTTTAACATCCAAACTTGAAGCCGAAGCCTGCATTTTAGGTGCAGTCGCAGGCGGTGAAGAAGCAGGTATGGAAACCTTAGGAGCTGAAGACTTGCCGGCTTTTTTATCTGCTTTTTGCGGAATATAAGATCTCAATTGGTTTACAACGCCTGAAACATCATCAGAGTATATTGAACCTGAAGCTCTGGCATCCAGCATGAGCTTAATTATGTCTATCGATTTTAGCAATAAATCGACAGTCTCTCCGGTTACCTTAACGGTACCGCTTCTGATCTCATCGAGAAGATCTTCCATTGCGTGCGTAAATTGAGACAACTCGGTCATCTCGACCGTAGCGGAACCGCCTTTTAAAGTATGAGCAGCTCTAAATATCTCATCGACAGCATTACGGTCTTCAGGGTTTTGTTCTATAACCAAAACATTACTTTCAAGTATTTCAACTTGTTGTTCTGCTTCGCTAAAAAAATCTTTTAACAGTTCTTCGTTATTGATGTCAAGATAATCACTCATACATATATTCTATACTATTTATAATATTAGTCAAGAAGAAAACCGTTTTTTTTCACTTTATTTTATTTACTAATGGCTTTTTTTTTAAAGTTAACTAGATTTTTTTTAATATTTATTGTAAAATACTAGAATATGAGTACAAACAGCAAAAAAATAAAATTTTTATTGTTTCTCTTTTTAATAAAAACATCCGTTATTTTCGCGCAAAGTTTTTCGATTCCTCATTTTGAAAACACAAATCTTTTATACGGCATAAATAAAGCACCCTATGTAACGGGCAGCTCTGCTTTGTTATTCAAACTAAGGTTTGCACCGCATCATACAGTTTATTTCGATATGGATATCGATGCAAACATCGAAAAACTTCCGGAGTTCTTTTATTCGCCGCAAGATCCCCAATTCGACGGAAAATTCCGTTTTTGGGGAGCCTCAATTAATTTTCCGAAAATAAAGAACAAGCCGGTTGCTATCGGAATTTTTACGGGTAAATACGACACCTTGGGATCGGATTCCGTTTTACAGGAACTTCTTAAAACAAAAATACCTGAACCTGAGTTTCGAAGACATCATCCCGGTTCTGCGTTCCGTCCTCGCAACTTTGTTCAAGGAACAGGTTTAGGTATTTACGGAGCTTTTACTTCAAGGCTTTACATGGGAACATATGTAACTTGGAATGAAAAAATAAATGACGATTTGCAAATCAAATCTGACTTTAGGCTGGGAGGAGCTTTTGACTTTTTTGCCTTCGATTTTTTTGCAGGAGCTTCTTTCCCCAAAAACTTAAAGAAAACAAAATTAAGAGCCGGAGTTGCCGTGCTTTTTAAAACCGATGACGACTACGATTTTTTCTCTGAAGCGGGCCTTGCAGAAATAAAAATTGAAAACATGAGCGTAAAAGACTTTACTTCAAACTTCTATGCTTCCTTTGAAGCAAGGATAAAAAAGAACTTTATGCAGTCGGCTGTGGCTTGTTTTGTATCTCCCGTATTTTTACTTCCGCAAAGCATCAAAGATCCTTCACTAAAAGATTCTTTTTTTATGGGACTTAGTGCGGATATAAGTTTTGGAAACTCGGATACACACGGCGGTATTCATCTGATGGGCACGGTAAATCCGTTAAAACCCACAGTTATTACACCTTTTTCATTTTTAGTAAGTCCTTTTTATACTTTGAAATTTGAAAGCATCGAATTTGACTTTAGACTTCCCGTAAACCCATTACTTTACAACGATATATCAAAAATGATAACAGCACAAATATCAATAAAGGCGGTGTACTAATGAATTTTTATAAAAAAATTTTAAGCGTTGCGATTTTTTTTATATGCATAACAAGCGTATTTTCCCTCGAAATTGAAACTTCAGTAAGCGTCGGAAATACACCTTTTAACTCAAAAGGAATTACAGGAAAAATACCCGATTTCGGATTTAAATTGATTTTAGACGAAAATCTAGGCAAAAATGTAACCGGAAAATTATATATTCAGCGGGAGCTAGGTATAGGAAACACAATCGGAGGAAGAATAGCTTATACAACAGATTTATTAAATATTTCGATTGGACCTACATTGAGTTTGTTTAATGCGGGTATTGACAACAAGAATATAACGACTATCTTTCAACCGGGTCTGGGCACTTCCCTTTCTTTTAAATTACCCATAGGATTTTTTACCTCATTAGATACGAATTTTTCAATTCCTCTTGCAGCCGTAAAAACCAAAAACGTGTATCTGCAAAACGGAGAATTTGTTGCAGGATGGAGATTCCCTAATATACTCGCCTCAGTAAAAATTTCTCAAAAAAATAAGAGTATTGTTGAATCATCCGATGAAACACATATTTCCATCACCGACTTAGGTTTTTATACACTATCATACTCTAAGCCGTCAGGTATAAGGATTCCGTTAAACATAATTTATAGGATTAATCATTTTCAAAAAACCGGAGTACCAAGCGAAAAGATAGGCAATATAGTATTGGAAACGGGAGTAAATCATTATATATCAAGTGATATAGAATGGTTTGTTAACTTTGGAGCTTCGGTGTTTTCTTTTTCAGTAACAAAAAAAGGAGCCCCGGTTAAAAAGTTTTTTTTCAAAGCGGAAGCCGGTATTATTTTGAATATTAACTAATCCGCTAAAACGGAATCTTAAACAAAGCTTACAACCTTTATAGGTTAAATATAAAAGATAAGGAGTTTTTTATGAAGGTAGCTATCAACGGATTCGGAAGAATCGGAAGACTTGTTTTTCAAGCCTTGGTAAATCAAAATTTACTCGGAAAGGACAAATTCGATGTTGTTGCAGTTGTTGACCTTTCAACGGATGCAAAGTATTTTGCCTATCAGTTAAAATATGATTCGGTACAAGGCAAGATGAATGCCGAAATCGGCACTGACGGAGATGATGTTCTGGTTGTAAACGGTCATAAAATCAAATGTATATCCGGCAAAGGTCTGACACCGGCTCAATTACCGTGGAAGGCTCTTGGAATCGATGTAGTAATCGAAAGTACAGGTATTTATACAAACGAAAAAGCTTATGAACATCTTGATGCCGGAGCAAAAAAAGTTATCATTTCCGCCCCCGGAAAAAGTAAAGATCCGGCAAAACCCATCAAAACCTTTGTTATGGGCGTAAATGAAAATGAGTACAAGCCGGCAGAGCATCATGTAGTTTCAAATGCAAGCTGTACAACCAATTGTTTGGCTCCTGTTGTCCATATTCTTTTAAAAGAAGGTTTTGGAATTGAGACAGGTCTTATGACTACAATCCACGCCTACACGGCAACTCAAAAGACGGTAGACGGAGTTTCTCTAAAAGACTGGAGAGGCGGACGGGCTGCAGCTGTAAACATAATCCCTTCAACCACAGGAGCTGCAAAGGCTGTAGGTGAAGTTTTGCCCTCCACAAAGGGAAAGCTCACAGGCATGTCCTTTAGAGTTCCTACCCCGACAGGTTCTGTTGTTGACTTAACAATACGCACCGAAAAAGATAGCAGCATCGAAGAAATCGATGCTGCTATCAAAAAAGCCTCGGAAAGCTATCTAAAGGGTGTTCTAGCCTATTGTGATGAAGAAATAGTATCGACGGATATCATCCATGATTCTCATTCTTCAATATACGACAGCAAAGCAACCTTACAAAACAATCTTCCCGGTGAAAAGAGATTTTTTAAACTTGTTTCATGGTATGACAATGAATGGGGTTATTCCAACAGAGTAATAGATTTACTTAAATTTATTACAAAGTAAAACTCGTTTAAATTAACCAAAATAAAAAGCCCTGCAGCTGATTCATAGTGCAGGGTTTTCTTATAAGTTTTTTAAACCTTATTCCGGCATTTCAAATCCTTCAGGGATGTCAATATTTGTGGAAACTGTTTGGACGTCATCATCCTCTTCCAACTTATCGATCATCTTCAAAGCTTTTTGAGTTGTATCGGCATCCAAAGCTACATAGGTATCGGGAACCATGGAAACGGCAGCAGATACGGATTCAAAACCTTTCTCCTGTAAGGCTTCAAGCACAGATGCAAAGTCATTTGGATCTGTGGTAACGGTAATAACGCCGTCTTCAGTTGCAATGTCTTCGGCTCCGGCTTCGAGAGCAACTTCCATAATTGCTTCTTCATTTACAATTTCTGCATCATATTCAATAACGCCTTTTCGGTTAAACATATAGGCTACGGAACCTGTTGCACCCAAGTTTCCGCCGCTTTTTGTAAAAATATTTCTGACACTGGCGGCTGTTCTATTTTTATTGTCCGTTAAGACTTCAACCAAAACGGCAACTCCGCCGGGCCCATAACCTTCATACAATAATTCTTCATAGTTTACGGCACCGAGTTCTCCCGTTCCTTTTTTAATAGCTCTTTCTATATTATCCTTAGGCATATTTGCAGCACGAGCTTTTAAAACGGCTGTTCTAAGTCTGGGGTTGGTAGCGGGATCTCCGCCGCCCATTTTTGCAGCAATTGAAATTTCTTTAATAAATTTAGTAAACAGCTGGCCTCTTTTAGCATCAGCTGCTCCTTTGGCATGTTTAATTGTAGCCCATTTACTATGTCCTGACATGAAAACTCCTTAATCTCTTCTAAAAAAAATAGAGTTTAATATTACACAAAAAAACAAAATATGTCAATGCAAAAAGTTAAAAAAAAGCCCGATATAAATTCATATCGGGCTTTTAAAGCAGGTTTATGGACGTCGTGAAGCAACACCCTTTTCGATCAAGGCCATAAACTCATGTTCATACCAGTCTTGAGAATAAGGGAAATGCTTTCGGATAACGGGTTTTAATTTAAACTCGATAGCATCTTTACAAGCTTCGCAGACGTCATATTCGCGGATATGCCAGTAAGTCATTCCCGTAATAGGATTTACCAGCTCTTTTCTACAAATATCACAGTTCAATGTCTTCATAATAATACTCCTTAACATTTGTTTATATCAATATATATCATTCTACCTCATTTTTCATACTTTGTCGAGTAAAAAAACGATTTTTTTTCGGTTTAAAGCATTTTTTATCATTAAATTGCCCTTGTTCTTTCTTTTAAGAATACCTTGTGCTGTTCATCCAGATAAGGTGTAAGTCTTTCACAAACCTCTTTATGATATTCGTTGAGCCATTCGATATCCTCTGCCGACAAGATTCCGGGTACAATGGGTCGTGTATCAATGGGGCAAAGGGTAATCGTTTTAAATTGATAGAATTCTCCGTCTTCGGTTTTCATAAAATCGGTAGTAACCACCAAACTTTCTATACGTATTCCGTGACTTCCTGCAACATAGAGACCGGGCTCATTGGAAGTTACCATACCGATTTTCATTGGAACATCTAAAAATCGGCTTGAAATCGATTGAGGTCCTTCATGAACGGAAAGCACATAACCTACCCCGTGGCCTGTACCGTGTTTGTAGTCCCGTCCTCTAGCCCAAAGGTGCTCTCTGGGGATGGTATCGATAGCATGTCCGGTGGTTCCGGCCTTAAATTTAGCACGGGCAAGGGAAATATGGGCTTTTAAAACGAGTGTGTAGTCCGTTTTTTCCTGCTCTGTAAGTTCTCCAAGTTTTATGGTTCGAGTAATATCTGTTGTACCGTTTAGATACTGTCCTCCGCTGTCCAAAAGCAAGAAACTCTTAGGTTGAAGTTTTGCAGATTCGGCAGGGGAAGGCGCATAGTGAATGATGGCACCGTTGGGGCCGTAGCCTGAGATGGTCTCAAAACTTTCTTCTAAAAAGTCCTTGCCTTCTGCCCTGAATTTTAAGAGTTTTTCGCTTACATCCCATTCTGTAATACCTTTTCCTGCATTTTCCTCTACCCATTTTAGGATTTTTACCATTGCGGCGCCGTCTTTTTCCATAGCGTCATCGAAGTTTTTAAGCTCAACGGCATTTTTTATTGCTTTAAGCGTTGAGGTTAGATTTAAACCTTTTTCAACATTTGCTTTGATTTGGCTGTACAAATACACATTTGTTCTTGCAGGATCTATGTAAACCTTTCCTGTAAGTTTTGCGGCTTCTGCAAAGACATCTTCATACCCCATTACCGTAACCCCTTGAGAAACAAAGTATGATTCAACCTCGTCGGTTAACTGTTTCGGCGAAATAAAAATAATTGCCCTAGTTTTATCGATTATTGCATAAGCGGTAACAACAGGATTACATCTTACATCTCTTCCGCGGACATTAAAAAGATAGCAGACATCTTCAAGGGCTCCGATAACCGTAGAATCGGCTTTTTTTTCGGTAAGCATGGAGCGGACTTCTTCAATCTTTTCTTTTGCGGATTTTCCTGTGTATTTTTCCTCTAAGATAAAAGCTTCACTTAAAACAGCCTGAGGACGGTCTTTCCAGATTTCGTCTATTAGGTCGATATCTGTAACAAGTTCAATACCACCAAGCTCTTTTTGCATAGAATCAAAGCTGTAAACAGATACAACCTTACCATCCATTCCGAGTTTTTCACCCGGTTTTAAAGCGGATTTTAAAAACTCGTTTACGGTGGGAACCCCCGGCTCCATCATTTTATAAAGTTCAATTCCGGATCCTTCAAGCTGCTTTTCAGCCTGTAAAAAGTAACGGCCGTCCGTCCATAAAATAGCCTTATCCTTGGTAACAAGAACGGTTCCTGCAGATCCCGTAAAACCCGAAATAAACTCGCGTGTTTTATAGTTTTCGGGTAAATACTCACTTTGATGAGGATCGGAAGAAGGGATCAAATAAGCACTTAAAGAATGCTCCTTCATTTTTTGCCTTAGAGCGGCAACTCTATCTCGTATATTCATATAAACCATCCTTTAAAATATAATTTTATGTCTTGAGAGTATAATACTATTTATATTTTATGTAAAGCCTTTTAATATGTAAACCATTTACTATGTAAATTTAATAAAACGTTTATCGGTTCAAATGATATTGATAAATTCTATAAACTATATCCCTCTTTGCCCCTGTTTTTTCGATGTCGGTAATCATGGGAATATTGTACTCCCAAATAGTAGAGCCTTCGCCTTCAATATAGCCTTTTTTTATTGCAGCTTGATACAGGCGTGAATAAATAGCTGCTGAAACACCTTTATTACGATATTTAGGATCAACAAATAAAACAAAAGTTCTAAGACGTCTCATTTTACGTTTATAATAAAGGAATTTAAAAATACCTAAGGGAAAAAGCTTACCTTTGAGGTGCTTCAATACATCATTATAATCGGGAAGAGTAACATTAAAACCTATGGGACTGCCATCAGCTGTTCTCGCAATAAAAATCAATTCCTCATCGGCGAAAGATATCAGCTGTTTTAAAACCATATCAATTTCTTTACGGGTCATGGGCATAAAGTCTTCCCATTCTTCAGGTTCGGAATTTAAAAGAATTGTGTGAACATCTCCTATATCCCGCTTAACATTCTTTTTTAAGTCAATATGATCTACATGAAACCCATAGCGCTTTTCTACCAAAGGAGCTAATCGTACATATCGGCTTGCATCGACATCATCAAAACGGGCATGATAAGCATAGCAATCCCAATATTTTTCGAACCCGAACCTTATAAAAAAGTCGTTATAATATTTTTTGTTATAGGTATTCATTATATATGTGCGGTTTTCAAAATTATCGGTAATAAATCCCCGGTTATCTTCCCCTCCCGGAAGAGAAAGAGGGCCTTTAATTCTATCCATACCTTTTTCCAAAAACCATTTTTTTGCAGCATCAAGCATTTTTTCGGCGACGGCATAATCTTCAATACACTCAAATTGAGAAATATAACCGACCCGAATTTTTTTATATTCATTCAATTTACCGTCAATTCCGTACAAAATACGGCCTACTGTTTTTCCGTCAATTTGAGCAACTATCTTTACGTGAGGGCCTGCATCACATAAAGAATTATCGATTCCCGACACATATTTTTTATACTCGCTTATAATAGGCGGTATCCATGAACTATCATTCTTATACAACTCAAAAGGTAAAAGAGCAAATTCATTCAATAGTTTTGAATTATTAACTTCAAGTAAAACAATTTTATCCATAATTTTTTTCCTAAATTTTATTTTTATAGTAATAAAACAAGAAAATAACATTTTTTATAAGTATTTGTCAATATTGTAAATATTTTACAATTTTACACTTGAAAAATTCATAACTTATGTGTATAATGTGCTAATTGGAGGAATATATGAAGAAATCGATACTAAGTTTAGTCTTTCTTGTTCTAATTTTTTCCCTTTTTACGATTGCTCCGTCTTTTTCACAAAATGTTGATGAAGCAGATGTTTACTATGTAAATGTGCAAATTTTAAAAATCTTTGCACATTCAAAGGGCTTTTATGTAATCTACCGAAGAGCCGGATTAAAACATGCAGAAGTGTTTATTCCTAAAGCATGGCTTGAACCTAAAGATGGGAGAGCCAAAATGGAACTGGTAAACACCAGAGTTAATCCGTACCTGTCTTTTTATATTAAAGACGGAAAGTTTGATCATATAAAAATAGCCGCTCCCAGAGACTTAGGAAGCCCGATATGGGGCGCATTAAAAACTCCAAATGTCTATGACTCTAAATTTGACGGCATAGAAAGCCTTGAACTAAAATTTTAAAATCCAAAAACAGTTACTTCCCCTCTAAGGCTTAACAAGCTTTAGAGGGGTTTATGAGGAAGACATGCATAACAACAGCTCAGCAATCAGGAAACCTTTAATTCCTGTGAAATTGATTGAATTTTTGGACAACTATGAGAATTTTATTATTGCAGGCCATAAAGAACCTGACGGCGACTGTATTGGAAGCTGTCTTGCGATGTCCTTATTCCTCAAAAGAAAAAACAAAAACTGTATTTTAATGTCCGCAGGACCTTTTAAGCGCACAGAAATCAAAGATTATGAAAAGTTTTTTACCGATAAACTTGAAATTTCAGATAAGATCAATCCCAAAAACTCAGGCCTCATAATCCTTGACTGCTCGGGTTTTGATCGGGTCGGAGACATTGCAACCCTGATTAGGAATTTTAATTATATTATAATAGACCATCATGCTACAAACACCGAAAGGTCAGATAATTCCCTTATAATGCCTGAAGCTCCTTCAACAACATATCTGATTCAGTCCATTATCGAAGAAATGGGCGAAAAACCGACAAAAGAAGAAGCGGAAGCCTTATTTTTTGGACTTTGTACTGATACAGGCTTTTTTAGACATTTAGATGAAAGAAGTGCCGAAGTTTTTAACCACGCTTCCCGTCTAATTGCAGCCGGAGCCAATCCAAAACAAACCTTTATGAAAATGAACGGAGGAAAAAAGTTTGCTTCACGCCTCCTTATTTCCCGAATTCTCGATAGAATGAAACCCTATTATGACGGAAGGCTTGTTATTTCGTATGAAACCTATGATGATGCTATGGAATTCGGACTTGAAAGCAGAGATTCAGATATATTATATCAACTGATTCAGACAATGGAAGGAGTTGAAGCTATATGTATTGTAAGGCAGGAATCTCCAACTCATTGTTCGGTAGGCTTTAGGTCTTTGGACAAGATTGATGTAAGTAAGATAGCCTTATCTTTCGGCGGAGGCGGCCATAAACAGGCTTCGGGTCTATACATCGAAGGAAAATTCGATGAACTGATACCCAAATTCGTTGAAGCCTTCGGGAGCCAAATGTAAATTCTAAGATTGATTTTTTTAAGATAATGTGGTAGAATGCTTTCGATAATGCAATAGGAGAAAAGTTTTGAATAACGATGAAATTTTGTTTCCGCTTTTGGAAAAAGGCGATATAAAACATACAATGGAAATGGCCGCAGCAGAAAATAAAAAGCCCTTTGAGATCATAAATGAAGGAATGAATATCGTTACGGCCTCTATTTTAGCTGATATACCCTCGGTTTATAAAATGGACTTAATAAGAAAGGTCGGAGCCCTTTTTTCTACACAAGAATACTGCGAACTCTTAAATCAAAAAATGTTTACGCTTAAACCTGAAGAAAGGGATAAATTAAAAGATCAGGGGATATTGATAAATAAAGAAACCACGCTTCCCTACTGTCAATGGTTTAATATTTTTGAAATAGCCTTCCCATGGCTGCCTCTTTCCGTTTTTGAAGATTTTGCAGTTTATCTTAGGGACGAAAAAAAGCTCATTCTCGACAAAGAAACAATTGAAATTGTCCGGGATAGTTTTTCGGCATCCAAAAGATATTCCGAAAGAGAGCTTTCACGTCTTTTTGACTCAAATATATTAAAAGATCCGGCAGATATAGACGATGAAGAATAAAAATCGCATTTTTTTTTAATTTTTTAAAAAAAAGCCCTAAAGTTTTAGAATCATAAAACCGAAGATAGATAATGAGGGTCTTCTATCCTCAAAATAAAGCAAGGATGCTTTATAAAAACATTATTCCAGGGAGGAATATCTATGATTATTAATCACAACATGAGTGCGATGTTCGCACAGAGAACGCAGGGTGTTACCAATGTACGCATCGGTAAAGACATCGAAAAACTTTCATCCGGTTTACGCATTAACCGTGCAGGCGATGACGCTTCCGGTCTTGCAGTTTCCGAGAAAATGAGAAGCCAAATTCGAGGTTTAAACCAAGCTTCTGCAAACGCTTCAAACGGCATTAACTTTATTCAAGTAGCCGAAGCTTTCTTGCAGGAAACAACCGACATCATGCAGAGAATCAGAGAACTGGCCGTTCAATCTTCAAACGGTATCTATTCCGCTGAA containing:
- a CDS encoding chemotaxis protein CheA; translation: MSDYLDINNEELLKDFFSEAEQQVEILESNVLVIEQNPEDRNAVDEIFRAAHTLKGGSATVEMTELSQFTHAMEDLLDEIRSGTVKVTGETVDLLLKSIDIIKLMLDARASGSIYSDDVSGVVNQLRSYIPQKADKKAGKSSAPKVSIPASSPPATAPKMQASASSLDVKDYFSEYELLELAETIQKGEELYAVIVKFDESNLMNSVGGIQVFAALKDYGSVLKTVPDFDALYEDEFHETVIYFLSSATDKNILEKAAFIGDVTLSASAEKLEVKNEAHKAPVPVQTASETSSQASAPVTKAPEKTEEKAAVETGEALSKPVEKSEKKQTQTASQGSGHSSSGSILRVDANRIDYLLNLVSETVITKASLNQSSIEFTELYDKFQNSSTVYKDKTRKLLDKIPDYLEKIQQGYDINSIKQDVLNEYSGLIEIFGDFDSSMKAAVTKFKSSSQNLGRISGELQEGVMKIRMVPISQIFSRFPRVVRDLSRDLNKNVQLVIEGEDTELDKSVVEDLLDPIMHCVRNSLDHGVESPEVRKSLGKSEQGILLLKASNEGNMIVIEVADDGHGIDVEAVKQKAVERGILHPNKNLTDIEAFQLVFAPGFSTSKTISSVSGRGVGLDVVKTHIEKLNGTVMVESEPNVGTRFIIKLPLTLAIIQGLLIRVGDEVYSIPITSVIESHRVKPDEINRIDNYEVFNVRDEVYSLLRLNRLFGITSAETDDDGYNYIVVVGTEEKKVGLMVDSLIGEESVVIKPLKDQFTNSPGIAGASILGDGSVSLIIDVAQLLELGLKQEMQARERREASIW
- the gap gene encoding type I glyceraldehyde-3-phosphate dehydrogenase codes for the protein MKVAINGFGRIGRLVFQALVNQNLLGKDKFDVVAVVDLSTDAKYFAYQLKYDSVQGKMNAEIGTDGDDVLVVNGHKIKCISGKGLTPAQLPWKALGIDVVIESTGIYTNEKAYEHLDAGAKKVIISAPGKSKDPAKPIKTFVMGVNENEYKPAEHHVVSNASCTTNCLAPVVHILLKEGFGIETGLMTTIHAYTATQKTVDGVSLKDWRGGRAAAVNIIPSTTGAAKAVGEVLPSTKGKLTGMSFRVPTPTGSVVDLTIRTEKDSSIEEIDAAIKKASESYLKGVLAYCDEEIVSTDIIHDSHSSIYDSKATLQNNLPGEKRFFKLVSWYDNEWGYSNRVIDLLKFITK
- a CDS encoding YebC/PmpR family DNA-binding transcriptional regulator — encoded protein: MSGHSKWATIKHAKGAADAKRGQLFTKFIKEISIAAKMGGGDPATNPRLRTAVLKARAANMPKDNIERAIKKGTGELGAVNYEELLYEGYGPGGVAVLVEVLTDNKNRTAASVRNIFTKSGGNLGATGSVAYMFNRKGVIEYDAEIVNEEAIMEVALEAGAEDIATEDGVITVTTDPNDFASVLEALQEKGFESVSAAVSMVPDTYVALDADTTQKALKMIDKLEEDDDVQTVSTNIDIPEGFEMPE
- a CDS encoding aminopeptidase P family protein; its protein translation is MNIRDRVAALRQKMKEHSLSAYLIPSSDPHQSEYLPENYKTREFISGFTGSAGTVLVTKDKAILWTDGRYFLQAEKQLEGSGIELYKMMEPGVPTVNEFLKSALKPGEKLGMDGKVVSVYSFDSMQKELGGIELVTDIDLIDEIWKDRPQAVLSEAFILEEKYTGKSAKEKIEEVRSMLTEKKADSTVIGALEDVCYLFNVRGRDVRCNPVVTAYAIIDKTRAIIFISPKQLTDEVESYFVSQGVTVMGYEDVFAEAAKLTGKVYIDPARTNVYLYSQIKANVEKGLNLTSTLKAIKNAVELKNFDDAMEKDGAAMVKILKWVEENAGKGITEWDVSEKLLKFRAEGKDFLEESFETISGYGPNGAIIHYAPSPAESAKLQPKSFLLLDSGGQYLNGTTDITRTIKLGELTEQEKTDYTLVLKAHISLARAKFKAGTTGHAIDTIPREHLWARGRDYKHGTGHGVGYVLSVHEGPQSISSRFLDVPMKIGMVTSNEPGLYVAGSHGIRIESLVVTTDFMKTEDGEFYQFKTITLCPIDTRPIVPGILSAEDIEWLNEYHKEVCERLTPYLDEQHKVFLKERTRAI
- a CDS encoding bifunctional oligoribonuclease/PAP phosphatase NrnA, producing MHNNSSAIRKPLIPVKLIEFLDNYENFIIAGHKEPDGDCIGSCLAMSLFLKRKNKNCILMSAGPFKRTEIKDYEKFFTDKLEISDKINPKNSGLIILDCSGFDRVGDIATLIRNFNYIIIDHHATNTERSDNSLIMPEAPSTTYLIQSIIEEMGEKPTKEEAEALFFGLCTDTGFFRHLDERSAEVFNHASRLIAAGANPKQTFMKMNGGKKFASRLLISRILDRMKPYYDGRLVISYETYDDAMEFGLESRDSDILYQLIQTMEGVEAICIVRQESPTHCSVGFRSLDKIDVSKIALSFGGGGHKQASGLYIEGKFDELIPKFVEAFGSQM